The Gloeomargarita sp. SKYB120 genomic interval GCTGGCGGGGGATTCTGGTAGAGTTAGGACAGTGAAAATGCCGGTCTGCAACCGGTATTCCCATATCACTAGCAGGAAGGAGTGAATCACGATGACGGCAGCAGTGACCCTCGATTACCACAGCGACACCTATCGGGATGCCTATAGTCGCATCAACGGGATTGTAATCGTAGGGGAACAGGAAGCGGCGGATAACTACTGCAAAATCGCCGAGCTGCTGCCGGCCCATCGGGAAGAATTGCTGGCGCTGGCCAAAATGGAAAGCCGCCATAAAAAGGGCTTTGAGGCCTGTGGACGCAACCTGAACGTCACGCCCGATTTGACCTTTGCCCAGCAGTTTTTCCAGCGGTTGCGCGCAAATTTTCAGGCGGCGTTTGCAGCAGGGAACGTCGTCGCCTGCTTGCTCATTCAGGCCCTGATCATTGAGTCCTTTGCCATTGCTGCCTATAACATCTACATCCCCGTCGCTGACCCCTTCGCCCGCAAGATTACCGAAGGAGTGGTCAAGGATGAATACCTGCATCTGAACTTTGGTCAACGGTGGCTCAAGGAACATTTCGCTGAGGTGAAGGAAGCCCTGAAGGAAGCCAATCGGCAGAATTTGCCCCTGGTCTGGCAGATGCTGAATGAAGTGGAGCAGGATGCAGCCACGTTAGGGATGGAAAAGGCGGCGCTGGTGGAAGATTTCCTGATTGCCTATGGGGACGCCCTGGCGGACATTGGCTTTAACACCCGCGAAGTGATGCAGATGACGGCCATGGGTCTGGCGGCGGTCTGAAGACTTTCCCTTTTCCTCTATCCTGGTGAAGGGGCGTTAGGGCGCGCAGCCATGTTTGGACTCATTGGCCATCTCACTAGCCTGGAAGTTGCTCAGTCCCTGGCCGACCGCCTGGGTTATCCAGAGTACGCGGAGCAAGGGTTGGACTTTTGGTGCATGGCCCCGCCCCACATCCTCGATGAAATCAAGGTGCGCAGCGTCACAGGGCAGGTGATCGAAGGCCGGTACGTGGAGTCCTGCTTTGTGCCGGAGATGCTCGCCCAAAACCGATTCAAAGCGGCGACGCGCAAGGTTTTGAACGCCATGGCCCACGCCCAAAAACATGGCATTGACATCACAGCGCTCGGGGGCTTTACCTCCATCATTTTTGAAAACTTCAACCTGGAGCAAATTCGCGAAGTGCGCAACGTGGCCCTGGACTTCCGCCGCTTTACCACGGGCAACACCCACACCGCCTACATCATCACGCAGCAGATGGAATTGGCGGCGCGGGACATGGACATCAACCTGGCGCGGGCGACCATTTTGGTGTGCGGCGCTAGCGGGGACATTGGCAGCGCCGTGTGCCGGTGGGTGGCCCATGCCTACCCCAACGCCGACCTGATTCTGGTGGCCCGCAATCAACAGCGGTTGCAGGCGTTTCGCCAGGAACTGGGCACGGGACGGTGGATGTCGCTGGAGGAAGGGTTACCTTTAGCGGATGTGATTGTATGGGTGGCCAGTATGCCCAAGGGGATCGACATTGACCCGGCGGTGCTCAAAAATCCCTGCCTGGTGATTGACGGGGGGTATCCCAAGAATTTGCGGACCCGTATCCAGCGCCCAGGCGTGCGGGTACTGCAGGGGGGCATGGTGGAACACGCGCTGGAGATTGACTGGCGGATCATGGAGTGGGCGAATTTAACCGACCCCAGCCGCCATCTCTACGCTTGTTTTGCCGAGGCGATGCTGCTGGAGTTTGAGGGCTGGTACACCAATTTCTCCTGGGGCCGCAACCAGATCACGCTGGAAAAAATGGCGCAAATTGGAGCGGTTTCCCGCAAGCACGGCTTTCAACCCCTACTGAGCTAAAATGGTGGCGGGATGCTGGTGTAGCTCAGCGGTAGAGCACTCGCCTTGTAAGCGAGCGGTCGAGGGTTCGAATCCGTCCACCAGCTCTAGGTCTGGACCAGCGGGTACAGGGGGATGATGTATTGCTGGCCGAAGATGAACCGGTGATACAAACCCAATTGCTCGTACACCGCCAGCGGCACCCCCACGTCAGCGAGATACACCTGCCCGGTGTAACGGGTGTCAGCCACCGGCAAGCCCAGCACCAGGGTCGCCGCCGCAGCTAACTCGTCCAGGGTTTCCCCCAGGCGCACCACCTCGGCGCCGCTTTGGGTCACCCACGCCCGCACCTCATCCGTCAAGGGAGCATCGCTGCCAACCAATACCACGCCGGCAGTTTCGCCCACTAGTTCCGTCCCATCCACCACCTGGGCCCCGGTCTGGCGGTAGAGATGGTACTGGGTTTGGAGGAGCGGGTCCGAAGATGCCAGCGCCTGGGGCCACAACCGGACGTTCACCCCTCGGTTGGCCATGTTGCGGGCTGCTCCCATCGCCACGGCAGCCAGCCAGCCGGACCCCGCCAGCACCACCACGCGCTGGGTGGACCAGTTGTCCCCGAGCCATCCCAGGGTCAACATCGCTGCGCTGCGGCCTGCGGTTTCCACCAGCGCCTCGCGCGTCAAACCCGCCCGTTGTACC includes:
- a CDS encoding aldehyde oxygenase (deformylating), yielding MTAAVTLDYHSDTYRDAYSRINGIVIVGEQEAADNYCKIAELLPAHREELLALAKMESRHKKGFEACGRNLNVTPDLTFAQQFFQRLRANFQAAFAAGNVVACLLIQALIIESFAIAAYNIYIPVADPFARKITEGVVKDEYLHLNFGQRWLKEHFAEVKEALKEANRQNLPLVWQMLNEVEQDAATLGMEKAALVEDFLIAYGDALADIGFNTREVMQMTAMGLAAV
- a CDS encoding long-chain acyl-[acyl-carrier-protein] reductase, producing the protein MFGLIGHLTSLEVAQSLADRLGYPEYAEQGLDFWCMAPPHILDEIKVRSVTGQVIEGRYVESCFVPEMLAQNRFKAATRKVLNAMAHAQKHGIDITALGGFTSIIFENFNLEQIREVRNVALDFRRFTTGNTHTAYIITQQMELAARDMDINLARATILVCGASGDIGSAVCRWVAHAYPNADLILVARNQQRLQAFRQELGTGRWMSLEEGLPLADVIVWVASMPKGIDIDPAVLKNPCLVIDGGYPKNLRTRIQRPGVRVLQGGMVEHALEIDWRIMEWANLTDPSRHLYACFAEAMLLEFEGWYTNFSWGRNQITLEKMAQIGAVSRKHGFQPLLS